One genomic segment of Chitinophaga sancti includes these proteins:
- a CDS encoding precorrin-6A/cobalt-precorrin-6A reductase: MILVFGGTTEGRKTMALLEQAGLPYCYSTKSEIDMPSQTYGTYRHGALTPAALQAFCKDQGVRVIVHASHPFATVLHQAIAEAGLPVLRFEREYPARTVHPLVNYFESYDAAMDYLSVHPVKKLLALTGVQTIRQLTRYWQHNETVFRILPRDSSLEQALAAGFPKEKLIMEMPGNEAALIALHNITGILTKESGESGLLSVKINEALAANIPIFIISRPVMPAGFISVKEDDLLDHLKVYVACL; the protein is encoded by the coding sequence ATGATACTCGTATTTGGTGGAACGACAGAAGGAAGAAAAACCATGGCCCTGCTGGAACAGGCAGGCTTACCTTATTGCTATTCTACCAAATCGGAAATCGACATGCCATCGCAGACTTATGGCACATACAGGCATGGAGCACTCACCCCTGCTGCACTACAGGCTTTCTGTAAAGATCAGGGGGTACGTGTAATAGTTCATGCCAGTCATCCGTTTGCAACCGTATTACACCAGGCAATTGCGGAAGCAGGCTTGCCTGTTTTACGCTTTGAAAGAGAATATCCGGCACGTACAGTACATCCGCTGGTGAATTACTTTGAAAGTTATGATGCAGCAATGGACTATTTGTCCGTACATCCTGTAAAAAAGCTATTAGCCTTAACTGGTGTACAGACAATCCGTCAACTAACCAGGTATTGGCAGCATAATGAAACAGTTTTCAGGATCCTGCCAAGGGATAGTTCATTGGAACAGGCATTGGCAGCAGGTTTTCCAAAAGAAAAACTGATCATGGAAATGCCGGGCAATGAAGCGGCACTGATTGCTTTGCACAACATTACAGGTATACTGACAAAAGAAAGTGGTGAATCAGGTTTATTATCTGTCAAGATCAATGAAGCACTGGCAGCTAACATTCCCATTTTTATCATTTCCAGGCCTGTTATGCCGGCAGGGTTTATATCCGTAAAAGAAGATGATTTATTAGATCATTTAAAAGTTTATGTGGCATGTCTCTAA
- the cbiD gene encoding cobalt-precorrin-5B (C(1))-methyltransferase CbiD gives MSLRTGYTTGACATACTKAALIALLTQAPVEEIEITLPLGQKVLFKVTCSFNNLSATCTTIKDGGDDPDATHGATIGSRVSLNTGDDIVFLRGEGVGVVTLPGLAIGVGEPAINPVPRKMMRDAVNFIRHQYQLTQGVDIQVFVVNGEEIAKKTLNARIGILGGISILGTTGIVKPFSASAYIASITQGIDVSIANGCDTVVINSGGRSENILRKRFALLPEFAFVQYGNWIGETLDKIKNDSPAESENGYYAGQGLQTGTGRAGHT, from the coding sequence ATGTCTCTAAGAACAGGATATACCACCGGCGCCTGTGCAACTGCCTGTACCAAGGCAGCCCTGATAGCCCTGTTGACTCAGGCTCCTGTTGAAGAAATTGAGATCACATTACCACTCGGTCAAAAGGTATTATTCAAAGTAACCTGTTCATTTAATAATTTAAGTGCAACCTGCACCACGATCAAAGACGGTGGCGATGATCCGGATGCAACACATGGAGCCACCATCGGAAGCAGGGTTTCATTAAATACAGGAGATGATATTGTTTTTCTCAGAGGCGAAGGTGTAGGTGTAGTCACATTACCCGGCCTGGCCATTGGAGTAGGCGAGCCTGCGATCAATCCCGTTCCAAGAAAAATGATGCGCGATGCAGTGAATTTTATCCGGCATCAGTACCAGCTTACACAAGGTGTAGACATACAGGTGTTCGTAGTGAATGGAGAAGAGATCGCAAAGAAGACGTTGAATGCACGTATCGGTATTCTTGGTGGTATATCAATATTAGGTACCACTGGCATTGTAAAACCATTCAGTGCCTCTGCTTATATTGCCAGTATTACACAGGGCATTGATGTATCGATTGCTAATGGTTGCGATACCGTCGTGATCAATTCAGGCGGTCGGTCTGAAAATATATTAAGAAAGCGCTTCGCGCTTCTGCCGGAATTTGCCTTTGTGCAATATGGTAACTGGATTGGTGAAACATTGGATAAAATAAAAAACGACTCCCCTGCGGAAAGTGAAAATGGGTATTATGCTGGGCAAGGCCTGCAAACTGGCACAGGGAGAGCTGGACACACATAG
- a CDS encoding ATP-binding protein, with the protein MITYPFTAICGQEEFKLALTLCMIDPGLGGVLALGDKGTGKTTTVRGLSHLLQDIPFVNLPIGATEDRVLGNVKLDVLLNEKRLEIQPGLLAAAHHGILYIDEINLLSDYLMDVLLDAAASGGYYLERDTISQWMESRFCLVGTMNPEEGNLRPQLLDRFGLSVHISTPTDKALRMEIVQRRIAFDTDAAKFIKKYSDHEKMLEAQIVAAQNFLPAVTIPTKTYDVVTDLCIRHQVEGMRADILLMKAARAHAAFHGQNTIREEDVHVVQNFVLSHRSRQTPPPQSSSRESKPSGDKEGEPKKVRTI; encoded by the coding sequence ATGATCACGTATCCTTTTACTGCCATTTGCGGACAGGAAGAATTTAAACTAGCGCTGACACTGTGTATGATCGATCCCGGATTGGGAGGCGTACTGGCACTGGGTGACAAAGGCACTGGTAAAACCACCACTGTAAGAGGGCTAAGTCATCTCCTGCAGGATATTCCTTTTGTAAACCTGCCAATAGGTGCAACAGAAGATCGTGTGCTGGGCAATGTAAAATTGGATGTGCTCCTGAACGAAAAGCGGCTGGAAATACAACCCGGTTTGCTGGCAGCAGCACATCATGGTATTCTCTATATAGACGAAATAAACCTCCTGAGTGATTATCTCATGGATGTATTACTGGATGCGGCGGCAAGCGGTGGCTATTATCTGGAAAGAGATACCATCTCCCAATGGATGGAAAGCCGCTTTTGCCTGGTAGGCACGATGAACCCGGAAGAAGGGAATCTGCGTCCGCAGTTGTTAGATCGCTTTGGATTAAGTGTACATATCAGTACACCTACAGATAAAGCGCTGCGCATGGAGATTGTACAGCGCAGGATAGCTTTTGATACAGACGCAGCAAAGTTTATTAAAAAATATAGTGACCATGAAAAGATGCTTGAAGCGCAGATCGTAGCTGCTCAGAATTTTTTACCCGCGGTTACGATTCCAACAAAGACCTATGATGTAGTCACTGACCTTTGTATCCGGCACCAGGTGGAAGGGATGCGTGCAGATATATTATTGATGAAAGCAGCCAGGGCACATGCCGCGTTTCATGGACAAAATACTATAAGGGAAGAAGATGTGCATGTAGTTCAAAACTTTGTCCTCTCCCACCGTTCACGTCAAACACCGCCGCCTCAAAGCTCTTCCCGCGAAAGCAAGCCTTCGGGCGATAAGGAGGGGGAGCCGAAAAAGGTCAGAACGATTTAA
- a CDS encoding vWA domain-containing protein, which produces MPVMTTPVIGNDHQTRDLLGTVKNYLLTGQPEIKYQRKSSKAALSLLFLIDSSGSMIKDRQIAYIKGVIAQTIAQHQHKRLRYGAVALAQGDAQLVSHYTTDTTSFIERIAQLRSGGKTNLKAGLQLIQQMKTSDRTQLYIFTDGKINTGGSLQDAALYFKQHLRTLSATTVVNIESGFVKLGRAAELAKGIGATYLNL; this is translated from the coding sequence ATGCCTGTAATGACCACTCCCGTTATCGGCAATGATCATCAGACACGCGATCTGCTCGGCACAGTAAAAAATTACTTACTCACCGGCCAGCCTGAAATAAAATACCAGCGTAAATCTTCAAAAGCTGCCCTGTCTTTGTTATTTTTAATTGACAGCAGCGGCTCAATGATCAAAGACAGGCAGATCGCTTATATTAAGGGAGTCATTGCTCAAACTATTGCGCAGCATCAACACAAACGGCTGCGCTATGGCGCAGTTGCCCTTGCACAGGGCGATGCACAACTGGTATCACATTATACAACAGACACGACCAGTTTTATCGAAAGGATCGCCCAATTGCGGTCAGGCGGCAAGACCAATCTGAAAGCAGGGTTGCAACTTATACAACAAATGAAAACATCCGACAGGACACAACTTTACATCTTCACAGATGGGAAGATCAATACCGGCGGTAGTTTGCAGGACGCGGCCCTTTATTTCAAACAACACCTCCGGACTTTGTCTGCAACCACTGTCGTTAACATTGAAAGTGGTTTTGTGAAACTGGGCAGGGCGGCCGAGCTGGCAAAAGGAATTGGTGCTACTTACTTAAACTTATAA
- a CDS encoding bifunctional adenosylcobinamide kinase/adenosylcobinamide-phosphate guanylyltransferase: MIHYISGGQRSGKTKFAMQTASQLTPNPVYLATSRIWDTEHQARIELHKQERDHQWENIEEEKEVSKLLLPNRTVVFDCVTLWLTNFFTDAHYNIDIALREAKAEFDLFAAQEFNLIIISNEIGMGVHADTEIGRKFVDLQGWMNQYIAQKADKATLMVSGLAITVK, translated from the coding sequence ATGATCCATTACATTTCAGGCGGACAAAGGTCCGGCAAAACAAAATTTGCTATGCAGACAGCCTCGCAGCTGACCCCAAACCCTGTTTACCTGGCTACCAGCCGCATCTGGGATACAGAACACCAGGCAAGGATTGAGTTGCATAAACAGGAACGTGATCATCAATGGGAAAATATAGAAGAAGAGAAAGAAGTCAGTAAACTATTACTGCCCAACAGAACCGTGGTTTTTGACTGCGTCACCCTGTGGCTGACCAACTTCTTTACCGATGCACATTATAACATAGACATCGCACTCAGGGAGGCCAAAGCAGAATTTGACCTCTTTGCTGCTCAGGAATTTAATCTCATCATCATCTCCAACGAAATCGGTATGGGCGTACACGCTGATACTGAAATCGGCAGGAAGTTCGTCGACCTGCAGGGATGGATGAACCAATACATCGCACAAAAAGCGGATAAGGCAACGCTGATGGTATCAGGACTAGCCATTACAGTTAAATAA
- the cobT gene encoding nicotinate-nucleotide--dimethylbenzimidazole phosphoribosyltransferase has translation MTEFNITPPDSHLDAALTEKINLKTKPPGSLGKLEKLALQIGKIQNTLSPTLTKPTIVVFAGDHGIAKEGVSPFPQEVTWQMVYNFLQGGAGINVFARQHQITIKVVDAGVNYTFPPHPDLIDLKVAPGTQSYLHAPAMSVEECNTAISRAASLVSQLHADGCNVIGFGEMGIGNTSAAALLMSLLCNLPLEQCIGRGTGLDDKGLEKKKTILGEALRTQTPAIKSPLEILRTFGGFEVAMICGAMLKAAELKMVVLVDGFITTAALLVAAALHPAILDYCVFAHQSNEQGHQQLLNYLHADPLLQLGMRLGEGTGAAVAYPLVQSAVAFLNEMASFASAGVTNKD, from the coding sequence ATGACCGAATTTAACATCACACCACCTGACAGCCACCTTGACGCTGCCCTCACCGAAAAAATCAATTTAAAAACCAAACCACCAGGCTCCTTAGGCAAACTTGAAAAACTCGCCTTACAGATCGGGAAAATTCAAAACACCCTTTCGCCAACATTAACAAAACCTACCATCGTTGTATTCGCAGGTGACCATGGCATTGCTAAAGAAGGCGTAAGCCCTTTCCCCCAGGAAGTGACCTGGCAGATGGTATACAACTTCCTCCAGGGTGGCGCAGGTATCAATGTTTTTGCCCGCCAGCACCAGATCACCATCAAAGTTGTCGATGCCGGTGTGAATTATACCTTTCCTCCCCATCCGGATCTGATTGACTTAAAAGTAGCTCCAGGTACTCAAAGCTATCTCCATGCACCTGCCATGAGTGTAGAAGAATGTAACACCGCCATCAGTCGTGCAGCATCACTGGTAAGCCAATTACATGCAGACGGTTGTAATGTGATCGGATTTGGTGAAATGGGTATCGGCAATACTTCGGCTGCTGCATTGCTGATGAGTCTTTTATGTAACCTGCCACTGGAACAATGCATAGGCAGAGGTACGGGCCTGGATGATAAAGGATTGGAAAAGAAGAAAACAATCCTGGGCGAAGCCCTGCGTACACAAACGCCTGCTATCAAATCTCCGCTGGAAATACTAAGGACCTTTGGCGGCTTTGAAGTAGCCATGATCTGCGGTGCCATGCTGAAAGCCGCTGAATTGAAAATGGTTGTTCTGGTAGATGGCTTTATTACTACAGCTGCCTTGCTGGTTGCAGCTGCATTACATCCTGCAATACTGGATTACTGTGTATTTGCACATCAATCAAACGAGCAGGGACATCAGCAATTATTAAATTATTTACATGCAGATCCGTTATTGCAACTGGGTATGCGTTTAGGAGAAGGCACCGGTGCAGCTGTAGCATATCCGCTGGTACAGTCAGCCGTAGCATTCCTGAATGAAATGGCCAGCTTTGCATCTGCGGGTGTAACTAATAAAGACTAA
- a CDS encoding adenosylcobinamide-GDP ribazoletransferase, whose translation MIKREILYFRAALMFFTRLPAGHHTIVGLQSAARYLPLIGILVGATGATVYYLGHLLFKDPYVASVLSIVATLLMTGGFHEDGLADVADGFGGGWTKEKILEIMKDPRTGAYGVMALVCSIGLKIFVLAKLGTLLPDQFFLIYVCGHTISRVPPLFMMRFLEYARLDGTSKVGAVITPVGIGALVFATVTGFVPLTILGVEAAWISVIPCATMTLYLGWYFQKWIDGYTGDCLGATQQLNELIFYLCLLAIWNYTL comes from the coding sequence ATGATCAAAAGGGAAATCCTGTACTTCAGGGCCGCTTTGATGTTTTTCACCCGTTTGCCGGCGGGACATCACACCATTGTCGGATTACAAAGTGCCGCCAGGTATTTGCCACTGATAGGTATTCTGGTAGGTGCTACTGGTGCCACGGTATATTATCTGGGGCATTTGCTATTCAAAGACCCGTATGTAGCATCTGTACTCTCGATTGTAGCCACACTGCTGATGACAGGTGGCTTTCATGAAGACGGACTGGCAGACGTGGCAGATGGCTTTGGTGGTGGTTGGACAAAGGAAAAGATCCTGGAGATTATGAAGGATCCCCGCACTGGAGCTTATGGTGTGATGGCGCTGGTATGTAGTATTGGATTAAAAATATTCGTACTCGCGAAACTAGGAACGTTGCTGCCCGATCAGTTCTTTTTGATCTATGTATGCGGGCATACAATCAGCAGGGTTCCACCACTGTTTATGATGCGTTTTTTGGAGTATGCCCGCCTGGATGGAACCAGTAAGGTGGGTGCCGTGATCACCCCGGTCGGTATCGGCGCTTTGGTATTTGCGACGGTTACCGGATTCGTACCACTGACTATACTTGGTGTGGAAGCTGCATGGATCAGTGTAATTCCTTGTGCTACGATGACATTGTATTTAGGATGGTATTTCCAGAAGTGGATAGATGGGTATACAGGAGATTGTTTGGGGGCTACACAACAATTGAATGAGCTTATTTTTTACCTGTGTTTACTGGCGATATGGAATTATACTTTGTAA
- a CDS encoding histidine phosphatase family protein, protein MELYFVRHVQPAIEAGICYGQLDVPLPAGYETLHSEIIAGLGRFDKVYTSPLQRCQLLAQTLSANFVPDERLKELNFGEWEGMKWNDIDRQLMDHWGANYITSGPPGGESLQQLVARLDAFLRTIPFADRIVIVTHAGVIRAARHLLEARPLNEIMSEKINYGGIYTFNLL, encoded by the coding sequence ATGGAATTATACTTTGTAAGACATGTACAACCGGCGATTGAAGCTGGAATTTGTTATGGGCAACTGGATGTACCTTTGCCGGCAGGATATGAAACCCTGCATAGTGAGATCATCGCTGGCCTGGGTCGTTTCGACAAAGTATATACCAGTCCTTTACAAAGATGTCAGTTATTGGCTCAAACCCTTTCAGCAAACTTTGTCCCGGATGAACGACTGAAGGAATTGAATTTTGGCGAATGGGAAGGAATGAAATGGAATGACATTGATCGTCAATTGATGGATCACTGGGGAGCTAATTACATCACTTCGGGCCCTCCGGGAGGTGAATCATTACAACAACTGGTAGCAAGACTAGATGCTTTTTTAAGAACAATTCCCTTCGCGGATCGCATCGTTATTGTAACCCATGCAGGCGTAATCCGTGCAGCACGACATCTGCTGGAAGCCCGGCCACTCAACGAAATCATGTCAGAAAAAATTAATTACGGAGGAATTTATACATTCAACTTATTATGA
- a CDS encoding cob(I)yrinic acid a,c-diamide adenosyltransferase: MKIYTKKGDRGTTALFGGSRVDKDDVRVESYGTLDEVNSTIGLLRAKLGPEHEWQPRLHKIQKDMMNMMSHLARPSDCKKENPNPKPEDGAAFCEEWIDELEAAMTSKSDYFLLPGGNEISALCHVVRTQLRRGERRLVSLMKVDTIEDYIPAYVNRLSDLFFILARAEMDKTGVAEEKWQLFLYKRKKQPE, from the coding sequence ATGAAGATCTATACTAAAAAAGGAGACCGGGGTACGACCGCCTTATTCGGCGGAAGCCGTGTAGATAAAGACGATGTAAGAGTAGAAAGCTACGGTACACTGGATGAAGTAAATTCTACCATCGGCCTGTTGCGAGCTAAACTTGGACCAGAACACGAATGGCAACCACGCTTACATAAGATCCAGAAAGACATGATGAACATGATGTCGCATCTGGCCCGTCCTTCTGACTGTAAAAAGGAAAACCCGAATCCAAAGCCGGAAGACGGTGCAGCCTTTTGTGAAGAATGGATTGATGAACTGGAAGCTGCCATGACATCAAAGTCTGATTACTTCTTATTACCAGGTGGCAATGAGATTTCTGCTTTGTGCCATGTGGTAAGAACACAATTGAGAAGAGGCGAAAGACGACTGGTATCGCTGATGAAAGTAGATACCATTGAAGATTATATACCCGCGTATGTAAACAGACTATCTGATCTGTTCTTCATTCTCGCAAGAGCAGAGATGGACAAGACAGGAGTAGCGGAAGAAAAATGGCAGCTGTTTCTTTACAAAAGAAAGAAACAGCCGGAATGA